A stretch of the bacterium SCSIO 12827 genome encodes the following:
- a CDS encoding TlpA family protein disulfide reductase — translation MTRRHTIALMAAAPLVLPSFDAGAAGTAKAFTLHDTPLPMPEVAFVYEDGRPGSLADFRGKHVLLNVWATWCPPCREEMPTLDRLQDLLGGEDFHVLPLSIDRAGVKVVQDFYAKTGIKHLEIYMDEKAQVMHRLKLGGLPTTFLIGPNGEQLGVLVGPAEWDAPALIALFRDQIAISKRERR, via the coding sequence ATGACACGCCGCCATACCATCGCCCTGATGGCGGCAGCGCCCTTGGTGTTGCCTTCTTTCGACGCGGGTGCCGCGGGAACGGCGAAGGCCTTTACCTTGCACGATACACCATTGCCAATGCCGGAGGTCGCGTTCGTGTATGAAGACGGCCGGCCCGGGTCTCTCGCGGACTTCCGGGGGAAACATGTGCTGTTGAATGTCTGGGCAACGTGGTGTCCACCTTGCCGCGAGGAGATGCCGACGCTTGACCGCCTGCAGGATCTTCTCGGCGGCGAGGACTTTCATGTCTTGCCGCTTTCGATCGATCGGGCAGGCGTGAAGGTCGTACAGGATTTCTATGCCAAGACCGGCATCAAGCACCTGGAAATCTACATGGATGAGAAAGCGCAGGTCATGCACAGGCTGAAGCTGGGCGGCCTGCCGACGACCTTCCTGATCGGCCCAAATGGAGAGCAATTGGGTGTGCTGGTCGGTCCCGCGGAATGGGATGCGCCGGCGTTGATCGCCCTGTTTCGGGACCAGATAGCAATATCAAAGAGAGAACGGAGATAG